TGAAGATTTAGAGAGTATGAGTTTCTCTTCTCATATAGTTGACTCCTTTGAAAATATTACTTCTTTAAAAGAGGGCTTAGTTTTAATAACTGGACCAACTGGAAGTGGAAAGAGTACAACTCTTTATTCTTTGGTTAAGCAGTTAAATAGTGAAGATAAAAAGATAATAACTATTGAAGACCCAGTTGAGTATAAAATAGAACAAGTACAACAAGTAAATATAAATGAAGATATTGAATTAGGTTTTAATAATGTACTTAAAAATATTTTACGTCAAGATCCAAATGTCATACTTATAGGAGAAATAAGAGATGCCTTCTCTTTATCTATTGCTTTACAAGCATCATTGACTGGACACTTGGTTTTAGCTTCTATTCATGCAAACTCTAGTGTTGATACAATTTCTAGGCTTATTGATTTAAAAGCAGATAGATTTTTACTAGCAAGTACTTTAAAATATATAGTTTCACAAAGGCTAGTATCAAAACTTTGTACTTGTAAAAGTACTTGTGAAAAGTGCAACTATAAAGGTTTTTTAGGAAGAATTGGTATTGCTGAGAGTTTAGCATGTGATAGTAAAATAAAAACTCTTTTAATGAAAGATGATTTCTTAGTTGAAATAGAAAACTATTTAAAACAAAAAGAGTATAAGACAATCTTAGATGATGGCTTAAAAAAAGTAGAAGAAGAGAAAACTACTTTAAAAGAGTTATATAAAGTGGTGAACTCTTAAGATGAAGTATAAAGTAAAGTATCAAGAAAAAGGAAAAATAAAAACTCTTCTTTTAACTGAAGATGAATACTTAGAAGAGAATAGCTTACCTTTAAATATTATTAGTGTAAAGAAAACAATGGAGTTAAATAATCTTTTTTCTTCAAAGAAAAGAGTTAGTAAAAG
The Arcobacter sp. F155 genome window above contains:
- a CDS encoding GspE/PulE family protein, translating into MKLYKYLIDYNYVNSFDLKLLKEALVLPISSDGIYCKFYVCKESNLKLLDLSLIIEEIEISKNKIEFFLSDFNTRLDLYNRSENLIKQKEINPKLMEEFFNKLLEKALSLRTSDLHFESLENSMIVRFRIDGELSCFYIFNKEFFKTISSYIKMLSKLDVTKVRNPQDGRFSFKTIDFRVSTMPTIHGESIVIRVLDNLNVSEDLESMSFSSHIVDSFENITSLKEGLVLITGPTGSGKSTTLYSLVKQLNSEDKKIITIEDPVEYKIEQVQQVNINEDIELGFNNVLKNILRQDPNVILIGEIRDAFSLSIALQASLTGHLVLASIHANSSVDTISRLIDLKADRFLLASTLKYIVSQRLVSKLCTCKSTCEKCNYKGFLGRIGIAESLACDSKIKTLLMKDDFLVEIENYLKQKEYKTILDDGLKKVEEEKTTLKELYKVVNS